A region from the Branchiostoma floridae strain S238N-H82 chromosome 9, Bfl_VNyyK, whole genome shotgun sequence genome encodes:
- the LOC118422202 gene encoding uncharacterized protein LOC118422202 — translation MSCLNVWDRVLSPREADLTLRKCGQGGNVLDWSREAWTIHGSVSLTDNQCDAFRSPSMSASSQYNNTEGPDNGVLDSPLSGGWVPRTPDQREWLMVDLHKTYFVTAIITQGRDEQFSGHIVTSYSITYGEHSGDEVTYSDDDGLTVTFPGNTDRNTPVRNELSSYSGAITARYVKFHPLTWRDWPSMRAGVVAHSALEPVGRWPLNEQDGARDVTGNGNDGIASGSQVVEGPGGPESQAFLFNGSSHIRILNDGGLDVRFSYTILAHVYMDPTVASGPLFEYDYQGDFNRGVAIRREGSADSSSTTSPPLATNRWHYVGGSYDYSTGEQAVWVDSVKAGSKNYTMAAELATQHDVSVGYQEYAGRISCLQLFDFSLNEHQIAIVREACEETCPYGWYLSGYVCYRAFDEPVSWHTANTRCGREGGRLATVKDTDTHNFIVPLKNSVDPDEEFWIGLSDLGATGTWVWTDGTSIGQFTAWGGNQPNYHEGDQFCASYWLHNSMNMPDRWNDANCIRPKKFICERVNGQPKYLTCSSERTDGFSLRWKYPSAHLSGCHIWYQDVLDGVEPMDFVTSRKSGNEYANVTINGLKSGTKYNVTVRAIVGTTESLDDVINVLCITGRF, via the exons ATGTCATGCTTAAACGTGTGGGATCGTGTGCTGTCACCGAGAGAGGCAGATCTCACTCTGCGTAAGTGCGGACAGGGAGGCAAcgtgttggactggtccagggAAGCGTGGACGATACACGGGAGCGTATCACTCACTGACAACCAATGTG ACGCCTTCCGATCCCCGAGCATGTCTGCATCGTCACAGTATAACAACACAGAGGGGCCAGACAACGGTGTACTGGATTCCCCGCTTTCTGGAGGTTGGGTGCCTAGAACACCTGATCAACGCGAATGGCTTATGGTGGATCTTCACAAGACGTACTTTGTAACGGCGATTATCACCCAGGGTAGAGATGAACAATTCAGTGGCCACATAGTCACATCGTACAGCATCACATATGGCGAGCACAGTGGAGACGAGGTTACCTACAGCGATGACGACGGACTGACGGTA ACCTTCCCAGGGAATACTGACAGAAACACCCCTGTGAGAAATGAGCTGTCGTCCTACAGTGGCGCCATCACCGCCCGTTACGTCAAGTTCCATCCACTGACATGGCGAGACTGGCCTAGCATGCGGGCTGGAGTTGTTGCAC ATTCAGCACTAGAGCCAGTGGGCCGGTGGCCTCTGAACGAACAAGATGGCGCGAGAGACGTTaccggaaacggaaatgacgGCATAGCTTCAGGATCTCAGGTGGTTGAAGGTCCAGGTGGTCCAGAATCTCAAGCTTTCCTGTTCAACGGTTCTTCGCACATTCGCATTCTCAACGACGGTGGTTTGGACGTACGCTTTTCCTACACCATACTAGCCCACGTCTACATGGACCCTACAGTAGCATCAGGACCTCTGTTCGAGTACGACTATCAGGGGGACTTCAATAGGGGAGT AGCAATTCGCAGGGAGGGATCTGCAGATTCCTCATCCACGACTTCACCACCCCTTGCCACAAATCGCTGGCATTATGTTGGTGGGAGTTATGACTATAGCACGGGGGAGCAAGCTGTTTGGGTCGACAGCGTTAAAGCCGGGAGCAAGAATTATACCATGGCTGCTGAGCTAGCAACGCAGCATGACGTTAGTGTAGGATACCAAGAGTATGCAGGGCGAATATCCTGCCTACAACTCTTTGACTTCTCCCTGAATGAACACCAGATCGCTATAGTGAGAGAAGCATGTGAAG AAACATGTCCCTATGGGTGGTACCTGAGTGGGTACGTCTGCTACAGAGCGTTTGACGAGCCCGTCAGCTGGCACACAGCTAACACCAGGTGCGGACGAGAAGGGGGCCGGCTGGCCACCGTCAAGGACACCGACACACACAACTTCATTGTGCCGCTGAAGAATTCGGTCGACCCCGATGAGGAATTCTGGATAGGCCTGAGCGACCTAG gcGCTACTGGGACGTGGGTATGGACAGATGGAACGTCTATCGGACAGTTTACCGCGTGGGGTGGAAACCAACCAAACTACCACGAGGGCGACCAATTTTGTGCCTCCTACTGGCTTCACAACTCCATGAATATGCCCGATCGTTGGAATGATGCAAACTGTATCCGCCCAAAGAAGTTCATTTGTGAGCGAG tgaacgGACAACCGAAGTACTTGACCTGCAGTTCGGAAAGGACGGATGGCTTTTCACTGCGTTGGAAATATCCTTCCGCCCATCTTTCGGGATGCCATATTTGGTATCAGGACGTGCTGGATGGTGTGGAGCCAATGGATTTCGTGACGTCACGGAAATCGGGAAACGAATACGCGAACGTCACCATTAACGGTTTAAAGAGCGGTACTAAGTACAACGTCACGGTTCGCGCGATCGTGGGAACAACAGAAAGtcttgatgatgtcatcaatgttTTGTGCATAACTGGTAGATTTTAA